A single window of Vigna radiata var. radiata cultivar VC1973A chromosome 4, Vradiata_ver6, whole genome shotgun sequence DNA harbors:
- the LOC106758140 gene encoding ER lumen protein-retaining receptor yields the protein MNIFRLAGDMTHLASVLVLLLKIHTIKSCAGVSLKTQELYALVFACRYLDIFTNFVSLYNTVMKLIFLGSSFSIVWYMRYHKVVRRSYDKDQDTFRHYFLVLPCLLLALLINEKFTFKEVMWTFSLYLEAVAILPQLVLLQRTRNIDNLTGQYVFLLGAYRGLYILNWIYRYFTEPHFVHWITWISGLVQTLLYADFFYYYYQSWKNNQKLHLPA from the exons ATGAATATTTTCAGGTTAGCTGGGGACATGACCCATTTGGCCAGCGTCCTCGTCCTCCTCCTCAAGATCCACACAATCAAGTCCTGCGCCG GTGTCTCATTGAAGACTCAAGAACTCTATGCACTTGTTTTTGCTTGTCGCTACTTAGATATCTTTACTAATTTTGTATCTCTCTATAATACTGTTATGAAGTTGATATTCTTGGGAAGCTCATTTTCTATAGTATGGTACATGAGGTATCACAAGGTCGTTCGTAGATCGTATGACAAAGATCAAGATACCTTTCGCCATTACTTTCTTGTATTGCCCTGCTTATTATTGGCCCTATTAATCAATGAGAAATTCACATTTAAGGAG GTGATGTGGACATTTTCGCTGTATTTGGAAGCTGTTGCTATACTTCCTCAACTAGTACTTTTACAGAGAACTAGAAATATTGACAATTTGACTGGACAATATGTGTTTCTTCTTGG TGCATACAGAGGACTATACATTCTCAACTGGATCTATCGCTACTTTACTGAGCCCCACTTTGTCCATTGGATAA CATGGATTTCTGGCCTTGTTCAAACACTGCTCTATGCTGATTTCTTCTATTACTATTACCAAAG CTGGAAGAACAACCAAAAGCTTCATTTGCCAGCGTGA